ATATGTTTCTatcatttctcttttttacgATTCTTATCATCCTGAGAACTTTccttaaaattataattagaaaaattatttttgtgatCACTGGGGCTGACTCGAGCGCGCTTTACGCTGACCCAAACGTTAGGCCCACTGTCCACGGAGGCGTCGCTGCATCGGCGTATATGGGACATTTTACGTTTACTGTAAAATGCaacgaaaaatcacgaattCAAGAAATCATATCTAGTAAACTAAATGGTAAATTGAATCCATATTTCACACAGATGTGTATTAAGatgtaaattttaagttttcaaagttattAGACAATCTGAACTGTCATCATTTTTGAATCTCCATCTAGCGCCAGAAGTATGAACTATTCCAtaacaaacttgggcgttttacCACCGAGGGCGTTGATCGACTTTTATAATTAGTTTTGTTCCTTCACTGCTAGCTGGGTATctattcaaacaaaagttttgttttttagttgAATGACTATATAACCATGGACTACTAGTTGCTAACTGTTGCTAACTTCACGGCTGACGTCACTAAACTACGTATACTaacacaatatttaaaaatacaccaCACTTAACAAGTGTTTTAAGCGAATTTTACAgtttcttattaataattaataggcAACTTAATAGGtttaatacataataacatttttcaattcttatcttcatctatatacatattatatttatattataacttTCAATACAACaatactaatatattaatatgtttatagaaatattctataataatacttaaataattttatttcccaaCACCGTTAGGAGAGTGTTAGTGgaaatgtatgaaattgtatataaattctaAACGTAGAAATGTGTAAAATCTGTCGTTCgcttaatgaaatataaatgctCGTTGgcaaacattattaaaacaattaacaatAACGTTACgcatttttacatattttagagAAAGTAgcttctttttcaatattctccGTATTTTTGGATTTGTATGAAAAGAATTCTGTTTGATATACTTATAACTGATCAAAAATGAGATACATAAGGGGAACAATTAAACCCGTTTTGGTCCAAGTACTAGCAAAGAGAATTTTGACCAGCCACCAAACGAGTCCTAATAATGAAGCTTGTAAACCCAGATGCGCAACCATTaatctgaaaattaaaaaaatgaataaataacgaaaatatttatatacaattttcaatcaagGTACTTACACTTTATCTTTGGAGCGTGCTTTCTCTAATGTCTTTGGATGTTCATTATGCAGATATGTCCTGACACCTTGTAtcatgtttacaaaataatcttCCCACACTAACGACTTAATATCCAGATTAAAGACTTTTTTATCAGCCTCTGATAGAGAATTATGTAACTCAATCGTGCGAGGACTATGAAATTTCCATTCAGTAAAGATAAAGATTTTCAAACGATCCAATGAGTTGTTAATATTTGTGTGTAACCGTACCAAtctaaaaacaattatttcattttataaacgaagcgctaaaatttaaagaagtgaatatttaatagatttgaaattgatttaatcATAATGCACTTACATTGGCCGTCCTCCTGCTAATTTAGTAACTGTATCCAAAATATATGCAGGAATGAAATGTACGAAAATTGCAGAGagtctgaataaaaaaatcgagGATACCAATTTAAGATATGGATACCACACTGCGCTTTTCAATGGAAATTTATGTAagaagttattaatttttgattccAGGGTTATCCAtctgaaaggattgattgtaCTAGATGTACAAtgataaacttttaattctctaccACTGTAACAGAAGCATCATTgttagtataattttttttttttttttttatttaataagtaatttatacgattaagttttaatattaaaaaaaaaaaatgtgattgTACCCATCACGGTTGACTGCATAGCCTGCAGCAATAAGATTGTTTACAACAATATCCACTGGAATGtaatcataaattaaatgcTTTGCCATTGGTAATCTTCTCACAACACCTTTCCCAGCACCCATTAAGAATCCTGCTGGTCCATTCTTAGATACTGTCCATCCAGAGACTGGTTCCTTCCATGCTGCTGTTACTGTGAATGAATAACATAATACTTAGATaaagatttataatttaataatttcaaatttcattaatttatacagaaaTACTAGTGcgttttaacaaacaaaaaatattttcatttttaatatacatactcATGGAAGGACGCACAATAGCAGCAGGAATACGTCCATTCTTAACTTCATGCTCAGCCAAATgttttgtaaaagtgtaaGAATTTGGATGATCTTTCAGTATATTTGGTGTTTCTGTTTCTAAAGCAGTATCGTCTAATTTCTCTACTAATCTGGTTAATTCATTTACATCAAATGGTGCAGGATACACACGTTCTTCGACTTCAAGCAACACTGAATTAACATATGCACTGGAGACATGTACCAATGCCTAAAGATGAGgaaaataatatgaataattcCAATTACCATAACtggatttaataaaaataaggagCTCACCTTGAGATCTCTTATTTCTTGACAAAGTTCCACAACTCTGCGTGTTCCCAATAAGTTAACTTTTGTTGTAGACCTCAGATCTGCTTCAAAATCTAATGTTGCAGCagaatgaaaaacaatttgaacATCTTCCACCAATGTCAACCTATCTACGGATGACAGACCTAAATTTTCTTCTCCCACATCACCAGCAACaggaatcaattttttgaagagGTGAGtcttattttcttcctttaatCTATTGAATACCTGAAATAGTAGAacaaaacaatatattattgtcTGTTACATATagcaaacaatttataaaattccagTAACTCC
The sequence above is drawn from the Hylaeus volcanicus isolate JK05 chromosome 2, UHH_iyHylVolc1.0_haploid, whole genome shotgun sequence genome and encodes:
- the LOC128872168 gene encoding putative fatty acyl-CoA reductase CG8306 is translated as MVPDIPSFYNGKTVFITGGTGFLGVCLIEKLLRCVPDLKNIYLLVRPKKGKAIEERLEDIKKNSVFNRLKEENKTHLFKKLIPVAGDVGEENLGLSSVDRLTLVEDVQIVFHSAATLDFEADLRSTTKVNLLGTRRVVELCQEIRDLKALVHVSSAYVNSVLLEVEERVYPAPFDVNELTRLVEKLDDTALETETPNILKDHPNSYTFTKHLAEHEVKNGRIPAAIVRPSMITAAWKEPVSGWTVSKNGPAGFLMGAGKGVVRRLPMAKHLIYDYIPVDIVVNNLIAAGYAVNRDGGRELKVYHCTSSTINPFRWITLESKINNFLHKFPLKSAVWYPYLKLVSSIFLFRLSAIFVHFIPAYILDTVTKLAGGRPILVRLHTNINNSLDRLKIFIFTEWKFHSPRTIELHNSLSEADKKVFNLDIKSLVWEDYFVNMIQGVRTYLHNEHPKTLEKARSKDKVLMVAHLGLQASLLGLVWWLVKILFASTWTKTGLIVPLMYLIFDQL